In the Phaseolus vulgaris cultivar G19833 chromosome 7, P. vulgaris v2.0, whole genome shotgun sequence genome, one interval contains:
- the LOC137827562 gene encoding large ribosomal subunit protein eL14-like → MPFKRYVEIGRVAQVNYGKEYGRLVVIVDVIDQNRALVDAPDMVRSQVNFKRLSLTDIKIDIKRIPKKKDLIQAMDAADVKNRWEKSSWGRKLIVQKRRASLNDFDRFKIMLAKIKRASVVRQELAKLKKSA, encoded by the exons ATG CCTTTCAAGAGGTACGTTGAGATTGGAAGGGTGGCTCAGGTCAACTACGGCAAAGAGTATGGGAGGCTAGTAGTCATTGTCGATGTTATTGACCAGAACAGA GCTCTTGTGGATGCTCCCGACATGGTGAGGTCCCAAGTGAACTTCAAGAGGCTGTCACTCACTGACATCAAGATTGATATCAAGAGGATTCCAAAGAAGAAGGATCTCATCCAAGCCATGGATGCTGCTG ATGTTAAGAACAGGTGGGAGAAGAGTTCATGGGGAAGGAAACTGATTGTGCAGAAGAGAAGAGCATCTCTCAATGACTTTGACAGGTTCAAGATTATGTTGGCAAAGATCAAG AGGGCATCAGTTGTTAGGCAAGAGCTTGCTAAGCTGAAAAAGAGTGCTTAG